The sequence TGCGGGACGCCGCCATGGCGCCGGGCCGCTTTCCGGTCGTCCTGTACTCGCCCGGCGCCGGGGACCCGCGCGACTCGAACGTGACCCTGGTCGAGAACCTGGCTTCGCAGGGCTATGTGGTGGTCACCATCGACCACACCGGGGAAGCGCCAGCCACGGAGTTTCCCGACGGCCACGTGGTCGGCAACGGGCCGCTGCTGGCGGCTTTCGGCCAAGTCGGGGACGACCAGGCGGCGGCGACGGTCCTGCTCACCAAGGTGATGAACGTCCGGCTGGCCGACACCCGGCTCGTGCTGAACCGGCTGTCGAGCCTGCCGAACCGGCTGACCGCCGGCATGGACCTGAACGACATCGGGATGTTCGGCCACTCCGCCGGCGGGTTCGAGGCGGCGGAGACCATGTACAACGACCCGCGGGTCAAGGCCGGCGTCAACCTGGACGGCACCATGGAGTTCACCGAGAACGCCGACGGCACCCACCTGAGCGACGTCGCGCTGCACGGGCTGAAGCAGCCGCTCCTGCTGATGGGCAGCACCGGCCGCTACCCCAGCAGCATCCACGTCGAGCCGTCGTGGGCGTCGTTCTGGCAGAACCAGAAGGGGTGGAAGGCGGACATCACCCTGAACGACTCGCAGCACCAGTCGTTCACGGACGCCGAGCCCGTGCTGGCGCAGCTAGCCGGCCAGATCCCGGCCTCGACGCTGACCTACGACAACGGGACGGTCGACGCGCGGCGTGCGGTGGCCGCCGACCGCGCGCTGGTGGACTCGTTCTTCAACCGGTTCCTGAAGGGCCGCGACGACCACCTGCTGGACGGCCGGGGCGCGTCGCAGTACCCGATCACCTTCGTGCAGTAGCCCTCATCCGCGGTACGGAGGGTGCCCGCCCCAGTTCCACTTCGGCATCGGGGCGTTGTACTCCTTCACACCGGGCTGCGAGTTGATGACGGCCAGCCGGGTGCCCCACTCGATGTAGCCGGTGAAGGCCGCGCGGAACTCGGGGTCGTCCGGGAGGCCGACCTCGTCGGCGGCGTCCATCAGGAGGCTGACCCAGCGGCGGCGCTGCTTCTCCTGGATGCCGCGGCCGAGGTGCTGCCGGATCATGTGGCGGTAGCCGCCGTGGGAGTCGGTGTAGGCGCTCGGGCCGCCGAAGACCTCGCCGAGCCAGAGCGCGACGTGCTGCGGGTGCTCCGGGTTCATGCCGGCGAACAGGGGGTGGAGCAGTTCGTCCTTCAGGACCTCGCGGTAGAAGGCTTCGGTCAGCCGCAGCAGGGCCTCCTCGCCGCCGAGCCATTCGTACAAGCTCGGGACCGCACCGCCGTCGCCGCGGACGGCGGTCTGCTCGTAGGTGCGCCGGTCGGTGATGTCGCCTTCGTAGCCCTTGAGGTGGTCCTCGCGCTGTTGCTCGGGGCTCTGGGGCTTCGGCGCGTTCCAGGTGGTGCGGAAGACGTACTGGTCCGGTTCGTCGATGCCGCGGACCAGCTCGTAACCGACGCATTCCGGGGCGGCGGCCAGGGCCTCGGCCGCGTCGGCGTAGGCGGCTTCGAACTCGGCGGCGCGCTCGGCGGGGATGCGGTAGCGGATGTCCTCGACGGTCATGTGATCAGTTTTCCACGGCGCCTCCTGCTGAGGGCCGATCCTTGGCGGTAATATTCGTGGCGGCGTTGTGCCTGTGACGCCCCGCCTGGTGTCCCGTCCACCGTCTCGCCGACCCCGGGGGAGCCGATGACTTCCGAGCACAGCTTCCGCCCGACGGCCGAGGACGCGCGGCTGCTGAAGCTGGCGCTGCCGGCTTTGGGGAACCTGGTCGCCGAGCCGCTGTTCCTGCTCGCCGACTCGGCGATCGTCGGGCACCTGGGGACGCCGCAGCTGGCCGGGCTGGCTGCGGCGAGCGCGCTGCTGGCGACGCTGACGTACCTGTGCGTGTTCCTCGCCTATGGGACGACGGCCTCCGTGGGGCGGCGGATCGGCGCCGGGGACCTGCCGGGGGCGGTGCGGCAGGGCGTGGACGGGATGTGGCTCGGCGTGATCCTCGGCGTGGTGCTGGGACTGGCCGGGATCGTGTTCGCCGCGCCGCTGGTGCGGCTGTTCGGGGCGTCGCCTGAGGCGGTGCCCTACGGAGTGACGTACCTGCGGATCGCCTCTATCGGGCAGCCCGCGATGCTCT is a genomic window of Catenulispora sp. MAP5-51 containing:
- a CDS encoding alpha/beta hydrolase family protein, which codes for MRSSRLVAASLAGVAVSGLVLSNAVPASAVSATHSAPALSTSSAPANGRTLTLPAPHGRYATGESTFRLVDDKRADPWVPNQSYRELMISVFYPAVHTAGKPYTTQYPAAAAAEIGASLDGGNGLPAGLVNWAATKTHSVRDAAMAPGRFPVVLYSPGAGDPRDSNVTLVENLASQGYVVVTIDHTGEAPATEFPDGHVVGNGPLLAAFGQVGDDQAAATVLLTKVMNVRLADTRLVLNRLSSLPNRLTAGMDLNDIGMFGHSAGGFEAAETMYNDPRVKAGVNLDGTMEFTENADGTHLSDVALHGLKQPLLLMGSTGRYPSSIHVEPSWASFWQNQKGWKADITLNDSQHQSFTDAEPVLAQLAGQIPASTLTYDNGTVDARRAVAADRALVDSFFNRFLKGRDDHLLDGRGASQYPITFVQ
- a CDS encoding group II truncated hemoglobin, with the protein product MTVEDIRYRIPAERAAEFEAAYADAAEALAAAPECVGYELVRGIDEPDQYVFRTTWNAPKPQSPEQQREDHLKGYEGDITDRRTYEQTAVRGDGGAVPSLYEWLGGEEALLRLTEAFYREVLKDELLHPLFAGMNPEHPQHVALWLGEVFGGPSAYTDSHGGYRHMIRQHLGRGIQEKQRRRWVSLLMDAADEVGLPDDPEFRAAFTGYIEWGTRLAVINSQPGVKEYNAPMPKWNWGGHPPYRG